DNA from Pseudomonas putida:
CATCAGGTCGCGTCGGCGGTAGGCCGGCACAGGCTTGCCAACGGCGGAAAAAGCAGGCGCCCCGGGGGGTATCCCTGCCCACGCCCACCCGCCGTTTTCACGGGGCAGGATGAAGACTAGCCGAGCGGTGGCAGGTTTCTAATAGAGTGGCTATGTGGGGCTAATAGCCTGAGGCTTTCAGAGCAATGGCGCTGCTGCCTTGGAGCCCATTGCAGGCGCTGACTACGACGAGCGGCTCACTTGCCCCGCTGCATCCAGGCCGCGCCCAGCCCGCTCAGGCAGATGATGGCGATGCCCACCAGGCTGCTGGTGTCGGGCACCTGGCTGAAAATCACCAGCCCCAGCAAGCCCGCGAAGACGATCTGGCAGTAACTGAACGGCGCCAGCAATGCCGGGGCGGCGAAGCGGAAAGCCTGGGTCAGCAGCAGATGGGCGGTCATGCCGCAGCCACCCAGGGCCAGCATCAGCAGGGCGTGCTCCCAGTGCGGCAGTTGCCAGAAGAACGGCACCAAGGCGCTGAGCACCAAGGTATTGCACAGCCCGGCGTAGAAGTTGCTGGTGGTCGGGGTGTCGTAGGCGGCCAGTTTGCGGGTCAGCAGTTGATAGAAGCAGAAGCCCAGAGCCGAACCCAGGGGGAAGAGGATCGCCGGCGTGAACATCGCCCCGCCCGGATGCACCACCACCAGCACGCCGACAAAGCCCAGCACCACCGCCACCCATTGGCCGAGGGTGACCCGCTCCTTGAGCAGCGGAGCCGACAGTGCGGTGACCAGCACCGGAGCCAGGAAGTTGACCGAAGTCGCCTCGGCGAGCGGCAGGTATTGCAGGCCGGCGGTGAACAGCAGGCTGGTGCTCAGCAGGCTCAGGGCGCGCAGGGTCTGCAACAGCGGCCGGCGGGTGCGCAGCACGGCCATGCCAGCCTTGGGCAGGAAAATCCCTGCCATCAGCAGGGTATGCACCAGGTAGCGCGCCCACACCACCATGACGATCGGGTACAAGCCACCGAGGAACTTCGACAGCGCGTCGTGACTGGCGAACAGGAACGTTGCCACGACCACCAGGGCGATACCGCGCAGCGGTTGGTTGACTCCGGACAGCGGGGTTTTGGAACTCATGGCGCTCTCGACGGCGCGCTTGGCGGAGGCCGGCGCAAGTATGGGCGGATTCTAGAAGAGATGCGCCGGGATGAGAAATCGGCCTGCGCGGGTTTGTGTTCGCTGATCGACCGGATTTGCCAGTGTGGGTACCGCCTCCACCTGCTCCGGCCTGTTCACGGGTAAACCCCTACAGGTACGCGGTGCAATTGAGAGCAACACCGAACCTGTGGGAGTGGGTTCACCGCGAAGCAAGCACCGCCGACCGGATCGCCTTACACCGGCATGACACTCCGCAGCCGCTGGCTCGCCGGTGCCGGCTTGCCATACAGGTATCCCTGGAAATGCGAGCACCCTTCCGCCGCCAGGCGACGCATCTGCTCGGGCGACTCCACCCCTTCGGCGGTGGTCTTGATCATCAGGCTGTTGGACAGCTCGGTGATGGCGCGAATGATCGACATCGCTTCGCGACTCTCGCACATGTCATGGACGAACGACTTGTCGATCTTGATCCGGTCGAACGGGAACGAGCGCAGGTAACCAAGCGATGAATACCCCGTGCCGAAATCATCCAGGGAAATCGACACCCCTAGGTCCTTCAGGGCCCGCAACGCGCGTACGTTCTCCTCACTGTTGCCCAACAGCACCGACTCGGTGATCTCAAGCTCCAGCCGCTGCGCCGCCAGCCCTGAGTCGGCCAGGGCCAGGGCCACGATCTGCACCAGATTGGCATTTTTGAACTGCACGGCGGACAGGTTCACCGACACAGTCTGGGTGCCTTCCCACGTAGCGGCTTCCTGGCAGGCCAGGTTCAGCACACGGGTGCCGATCTCGTGGATCAGCCCGGTTTCCTCGGCGATGGGGATGAAGTCCATGGGCATGACCATGCCACGGCTGGGGTGCTCCCAGCGCAACAGGGCCTCGTAGCCGGTGACGCTGTTGGTCTGCTGGTCCACCACCGGCTGGTAGTGCAACTGCAGCTGCCCCAGGTGCAAGGCGGTGCGCAGATCGGTCTCCACCAGGCGGCGCTGCCGGGCAGCGACATCCATCTCGACGCTGAAGCACTCGTAGCGGTTACGGCCGTTGCGCTTGGCCTCGTACAGGGCCATGTCGGCATAGCCGAGCAGTTGCTCGGCCTTGGTGTGGTCATCCGGCGCAAGGGCGATACCAATGCTCACCCCCACCGAGAACTGATGACCTTCGATACGAAACGGCGGGCTGATCGCCTCGATCAGGCGCTGGGCGGTATGGCAGGCCGCCTCGCCGGTCTCCAACCCGACCAGGACCACAGCGAACTCATCGCCGCCAAGGCGGGCCAGGGTGTCGTGCTCGCGCAACTCGCGACGCAGGCGTTTGCCCAGGGCGCGCAGCAGCTTGTCGCCGAAGGCATGGCCGAGGGAGTCGTTGATGTTCTTGAAGTTGTCCAGGTCCAGGCACAGGGTCGCGGTCAACTTGCCGTTGTCCTGGCCACGGCCCAGCGCCTGCTTGAGCCGCTCGGCGAACAGGGTGCGATTGGGCAAACCGGTCAGCGCGTCATGATGGGCCATGTAGTGGATCTGGGCGTGGGCAGCCAGCTCCTCGGTGGCATCCTCGGCAACGAACAGCACATAGTCGGCCTGCCCTTCGCGGTTCTGGCTGAGCAGTGTGCGACTGCGCAAGGTGCGAGGGCCCAGCGCGGTGACCACACGGCTCTCGTCGACATAGCCCTTGGCGCTGCGCGCACCTCGGGCCAGTTGCTGAGCCAGGTACTGGGCAGCCTCTGGCGCCAGGCACTGTTCAGGCAACTGGCCGACCATGCTCGCGCCCTGGGCACCAAACATCTGCTCGGCCTGCTCGTTGGCCAGCAGGATGCGCTGGCTGTCGAGGTCTTGGACGATGACACTGGCCGGGATATTGGCGATCACCGAATCGAGAAAGCGCGACAGATCGGCCATTTCCTGGCTGTACTGTTCGGCCAGTTGCTTGGCCTCGCGCAGCTCGGCTTCTTGGCGGCGGTGCTCGGAGACATCACGGGTGGTCTTGGCGAACCCCACCAACTGCCCTTGGTCGTCGCGCACCGCATCGATCACCACATGGGCGTGAAAGGCAGACCCGTCCTTGCGCAGCCGCAGGCCGCTGGCCTCGAAGCGACCGGTGCGCCGGGCCTGCTCGAGGTTCTGCTGCGGCAGCCCCGCGGCGCGTTCATCCTCGTGGTAGAACAGCGAGTAGTGCTTGCCGACGATTTCCTCGCTCGCATACCCCTTGGCCCGTTGCGCCCCGGGATTCCAGTTGGCCACCCTGCCATCGGGGGTCAGCAGGTAGATGGCGCAGTCCGCCACACTCTGGATCAACAGCCGGTACATGAGGTCGGGGCTGACTGGCGTCATGGTTTACCCTATGGCAGCACGGAAAACACCGGCCTGTCGGGGCCGGACTGGAGTCATCAAGTGCTGGCATTATGCCGTTAGCTGAAAGCATTTTGTGAAGTACGTCACAAAATTTATGCACTTCTCAGTGGGCGAGGGACACCAGGAAGTTGAGCAACGCCGGCTCATCGTCCAACTCGATCGCCCGAGAGGCGCGCGGCAGGTCCGCCAACACCGCGCGGCAGAACGCCACGGCGGGTGGGTCCAGGGCGTAGCAGCGCAGCAACCAGTCCCCCACGCCACTGCACAACAACTGTTGAGCGACAGCCTTGCCGATGCCTTGACGCCGGTAGCGCTTGAGGATGAACAGATCGGCCAGTTCGGTGGCCTCGAGCCCCACCAGCTCACTGCGCTCGATCAGCACGAAGCCTGCGATGAAGCCGTCCACCAGGATCAGGTGGGCGGCCCAGCCGGGCGATTGCCAATAACGGGCCAAGTGCTCTTCATGGATGTAGAAACGCCCATCCACCTCGACGTCTTCGGCTTCCCAGTCGGAGGACTCGTAGGCATAGAACTGATACAAGTTGCGGATCAGCTCAGCCTGGTCGACGGTGGTCTGGAGCAGTTCGATGGGGGCGTGCATGGCGCGGCTCGGCGAAAAAGAAGTGGGATTCTAGCGAAATCCGGGGCGCGCTTTGCGCCCTGAATCTTCGTGAGCGCTGGCCACAGCCTGCGACAGGGCGCAAAGCGGCCTAAGCCATCACCGCTCTTCCAGCACCGCCCTGCCCTTCACCGCTCGCGGCCCTCTCCAGGCCCAGACGATCAGCCCAGGCAACGGCACATACACCACGAAGACGATCCACAGCATCTTGCGTTCAGCCCGCCGGTCGCTGCCGATGATGTGCCAGATGGCGACGATCTCCAGCAGGATGAGAATGGCCGCGACAATGATCCAGATCGTTCCGATTTCCATAAGCGTTCTCCCATGAGCATGTACTGCATTGGGCGACGCTCAGGCGCAAGGGTTCAGTCGGATCCGTCGGCTGGGTGATTCAGGGCGTGGCGCGTTCCAGGGCGGCCTTGAGCGCCGCGGCATCGCTGTACACCTGCTGCC
Protein-coding regions in this window:
- a CDS encoding sensor domain-containing protein, whose product is MTPVSPDLMYRLLIQSVADCAIYLLTPDGRVANWNPGAQRAKGYASEEIVGKHYSLFYHEDERAAGLPQQNLEQARRTGRFEASGLRLRKDGSAFHAHVVIDAVRDDQGQLVGFAKTTRDVSEHRRQEAELREAKQLAEQYSQEMADLSRFLDSVIANIPASVIVQDLDSQRILLANEQAEQMFGAQGASMVGQLPEQCLAPEAAQYLAQQLARGARSAKGYVDESRVVTALGPRTLRSRTLLSQNREGQADYVLFVAEDATEELAAHAQIHYMAHHDALTGLPNRTLFAERLKQALGRGQDNGKLTATLCLDLDNFKNINDSLGHAFGDKLLRALGKRLRRELREHDTLARLGGDEFAVVLVGLETGEAACHTAQRLIEAISPPFRIEGHQFSVGVSIGIALAPDDHTKAEQLLGYADMALYEAKRNGRNRYECFSVEMDVAARQRRLVETDLRTALHLGQLQLHYQPVVDQQTNSVTGYEALLRWEHPSRGMVMPMDFIPIAEETGLIHEIGTRVLNLACQEAATWEGTQTVSVNLSAVQFKNANLVQIVALALADSGLAAQRLELEITESVLLGNSEENVRALRALKDLGVSISLDDFGTGYSSLGYLRSFPFDRIKIDKSFVHDMCESREAMSIIRAITELSNSLMIKTTAEGVESPEQMRRLAAEGCSHFQGYLYGKPAPASQRLRSVMPV
- a CDS encoding GNAT family N-acetyltransferase is translated as MHAPIELLQTTVDQAELIRNLYQFYAYESSDWEAEDVEVDGRFYIHEEHLARYWQSPGWAAHLILVDGFIAGFVLIERSELVGLEATELADLFILKRYRRQGIGKAVAQQLLCSGVGDWLLRCYALDPPAVAFCRAVLADLPRASRAIELDDEPALLNFLVSLAH
- a CDS encoding PLDc N-terminal domain-containing protein; this translates as MEIGTIWIIVAAILILLEIVAIWHIIGSDRRAERKMLWIVFVVYVPLPGLIVWAWRGPRAVKGRAVLEER
- a CDS encoding DMT family transporter, which gives rise to MSSKTPLSGVNQPLRGIALVVVATFLFASHDALSKFLGGLYPIVMVVWARYLVHTLLMAGIFLPKAGMAVLRTRRPLLQTLRALSLLSTSLLFTAGLQYLPLAEATSVNFLAPVLVTALSAPLLKERVTLGQWVAVVLGFVGVLVVVHPGGAMFTPAILFPLGSALGFCFYQLLTRKLAAYDTPTTSNFYAGLCNTLVLSALVPFFWQLPHWEHALLMLALGGCGMTAHLLLTQAFRFAAPALLAPFSYCQIVFAGLLGLVIFSQVPDTSSLVGIAIICLSGLGAAWMQRGK